The segment CCGAACCATTTCCCTTTATAGAATCAGAAAGGAAGTGAAATCCCGAAACAGACAGGAGGGATCGGATCCGATGCCGGATGGGTTGCTGATCGTCTCTTTTATCTGTGCTCTCATTTTGATCTTCACCGTTGTCAAAGTCATCAAGAGAGTGGGAAAAGCCAAACACTCGATTCTTGAAATCCCCTTGAGGGATGGAATCTATGAATTCACCATCCCGGACAAAGGTTGGTACAATATCTCCTTGCAAAGAAGGAGAAAAAAAAGAGGTGTCATGTTCACCCCTCCATACCAAGAGTTGGCTCTGTTCAATCAATCCAGCCACCAACCCCAAAAATTGATCCCCGTCTTCTGGAATGAAACCCGCAGTTCACTGACTGCCATACAACAAGCTCACAAGCTGTTCATTGTGAAGGATGACAGGGCCACCCACTACCGGCTGGAAGTCAAGGGAGCCGATCCGGCGGAAGACTATCGGATGATCATCCATGGCAGTTTTCTTCCCATTGCGATCCATATCCCCATTCTGGTGCTTTCCGCTGTGGGTATGCTCTTCAGTCTCGCCTACGGAATCCTGCCCATGTGAAATCCCCCGTCGATCAGTGACCGGCGGAATTTCCCTCGTTCCCTTCCCGATGTGGAAGCCATCGGGGGTATTTGATCCCGATTAGTCGTGTAGATCGAATGATGGGTCCCGGACTGAATTGACACCGCTCATGGCTCCTTATCTTTTTCTTCCCGCCACCACAACGCTTCTTCCGGCTCTTCCAATACCTCTTCAATTTCATGCTCCCCTGCCACTGCCGGCGGGGATCCACGCAGCGATTTGCCGGAAGTGTCCTTGACAAAATAAGTTACGACAATCATCCCGACCACCCCGGCAAAGATCAGGTAGTAAGCCGGCACCAGTTGGTCTTTTGTCCGATTGATCAACCAGGAGACCAATAAGGGGGTTGTACCGCCGAATATGGAGGCTGAAATGTTGTAGGTAATGGCCAGCGCCCCGTATCTCACCTCCGTATAGAAAAGGGAGGGTAACAGGGAAGGCATCGATCCTTGGAAGGTGGAAGAAAAGACAGCCAACATCATCAAACCCAAAAAGACATACCCCACCGCACCGTTTCCGATCAGCCAAAAAGAAGGCAGCGATAAAAAGATCAATCCGATCAATCCGCCCTGCACGATCCGTTTGGCACCGATCCGGTCGCCAAAATACCCCATCAGGATCACGATCGGGATCATGATCACCATGACGATCACAATCAACAGCAACCCTTTGGTCTCTCCATACCCCAACACGGCGGACAAATGGGAAGGCATGTAAGACAAAACCATGTAGTTGACCACGTTATAAAAAAACACCACGACCATGCCGATCACCAATGTCTTCCAATAGGAGACAAAGATCTCTTTGATCGAGATAGGTTCATTTTCTTCCCGTGCCTCTTCCATCGCTTCAAAAGCCGGTGTCTCTTCAAGGTGATTCCGCAAATAAAAACCGATCAGCCCCAAGGGTGCGGCGATCCAAAATGGAATGCGCCATCCCCACTCCACCATCCCTTTCGGACCAAGCAGAAAGGTGAGCAATGTGACGAGGCCCGCCCCGGCAACATAACCGATCAGGGTGCCCACTTCCAAGCCGCTGGCCATCACTCCCCGCTTCTTATCCGGGGTCGATTCCGCAATAAACGTCATCGCCCCGGCGTATTCCCCGCCGGTTGAAAACCCCTGAACCAAGCGGGCGATCAACAATAAGAGAGTCGCTGTGGAACCGATCGAGGCATAACTGGGAATCAGACCGATACTCAAGGTGGATACCGCCATCAGGATCAACGTGATCGCCAACACTCTTTTCCGTCCCCATCGGTCTCCCAACATCCCGAAAAGGATTCCACCCAGCGGCCGGGCGATAAAGGCGACAGCAAAGGTGGCGAAAGCATAGATCAATTGCACACCGCCGGTCATTTCAGGGAAAAACACTTTGCCAATGGTCACAGCCAAATAGGAATAAATACCGAAGTCAAACCATTCCATGGCATTTCCAAGGGCTGTGGCCATGACCGCTCTTTTCGCAACGTCCGGATCGACGACTGTAATATCCTCTTCATCCAAGCGGGGTTTGGACTTTCTTCTGGGAAACCGCTTCTTTTTGTGATGCTCTTGCTCAGTCAATCCCTCACCCTCCTTGCCCCATCTCAGGGTTGCACCCGAGCATAGTATCAGCAGGGAGCGGATCTTTCATACCTTACGCAAAACAGATAAAAACCGCATTTCAAGCCGTTCTGAAGGCTTTGAAACGCGATTTTCCACCAGAAGAAGATCTGCATCGCATCATCCCCGCAGAAACTGAGTGAACAAGGATAAGATCCCGGCTGCGATCAGCGGCCCCACGGGAACACCGCGAAACAGGGCGACCCCGATAATGGTTCCAATCATCAATCCGGTGACGACCGTCGGTTGATTTGTCAACAAGTTGGCCCCTCTTCCCCCGAGATATGCCACAAGGATCCCGACGACCACCGCAGCCAGACCGGAGTAGCTCTTCACCGTATCCACCAGTTGGGACCAGGGGATTTTCCCCAGGGCGACAGGGGCGAGCACCCCCATGGTTAAAATGATGACACCAACCTTCAACCCGTACTGCTCTGTCCATGCCAGCGGCTGATTTCCCGGCCACAGGCGGAGGGCCAACAACCCCACACCCGCGATCCACACCGTGGCGTTTTTGGAGATGACACCCAAAATCGTAATTACAAGCAACATCAGGAATACATCCACTTCGGATCACCGCTCATCCTCGTTTAATCGTAAAGGGTCCCTTTTTCTTTTCGATCCCCGACCAAAGTCCCGATCACAAACTTTATTTTTTCTTCCATTTGATGCACTATCCCATCTTTCGCTTCGGGACTCCTGAAACTCCATTTTAACAGTCACCGTTGAGAGATGACCATGATCCGTTTGAAAAAGAAGAAAGGAGAGATTGTCTGTTCTCTCCTACATTAACAAGCGAATTCCACTAAAATGAATAACTTTTTCACAACGCTTTTAGGGTGTGTCTGATAAATCTCTGGGCCGGGTCGGTCGGGATTGGGTTTCACATTCCAAAAAAATTGAATTACCAGACACGCCCTAGGACTTGTGTCCTTATTCCACAGGTTTCTAGGGATGAGTCTCGATTACGTATACAGCCTTACATTAATTATCGGTTATCATTTTTTAAAATAAATCTTTTTGGCGGACCGAAACCCTGTTCAGATTCAAAATATGCAAGTTTTTTGGGTATACATGAAATCAATGACGGCATACCATAACCAACCGCGTGTTCTAAAGCATATTTTAGTGGCAAATGTTTTCCATCAATATCTTCATTGAATGATATTGCATAACAATAATCTTCTGCACCAAATTTTCCTAATAAATTTACAATATCAGAATAACATGAATTTGGTTTTGGTATTTCTATTAATTTTTCTTTCGAAAGTGTAACCTCATAATTATGACATAGGCGATCTAAAGCATTGGATCGTTTTTTTGAAGATGAGAGTTCATGTATCACCCTATCTCGAATTCTGCTTGTAAAAAAACTTTTTACTATCATGACTTCAAGTTCTTTATCCATATCAATCTCCCCTTAAATAAACATCTATCCTCAAGAAAATAGTATTCTTCGGATAACTGGGCTTGGACCTTAATGAGAGTGATACGTAGGTGATCATGTTTTTATATTTTTAATGCAATAGACTAAGAGCGGGAATATACCCACCCTTAGGAAGTAATGATGCTAGTCTAGAAAGTGAACACAACGGATAGAGAATGACAAAGTAAAATCAACTTTTGTTCAAGAGACTGTTGGGATTATCATCTAAAAATAAGTCCAGTTAACATAAGGGTAGCTCCAATTGCTAAAAGAACTAATGGACTTAAATAATAAATTAGATAAGACCCCTTTAGGAATGTCTTTTATTGAAGAAGTTCCTTTAGGAAAGCCTTTTATTTTATCAACCAATAGAAAAAAACCTATCATAAAAAGCCCAGCACCTGTTGCACCTATAATAGATGGATCCAACATTTTCGCTCAACTCCCCATATGCTTTTTCATGATTATAAGTAATACAGCGAGAAGATTCCTTCCCACTGTATTACCTCCAATTAATCCCATCGTCTGAATTTTAATACATACGTATATCCGCAACCAGCTTTATAAAGCTCCCACCGTTTTTTAGTTCTGTTCCATCTTTGCTTGTAACAATATCTTTTTGCATGTTCAGCGTAAATTTTAGTTCCCTTTTTACCTATCCAGGCAGATGATCCATAGTAAATTATAGCTCCTAATATTAATGAAGATAAACGCCACCATCCTCCTAGAAAACCTACAAGAATACCTATAGCAGTTCCGTATGCAAAGATTTTCCACATAGTTGATTTTCTGACATAGATTGTTTTCTTCCACAACCCATCAGGATATCAGTGAAGGTGACCGGATTGTTTTCAACTATTGCCCCCTCAGCGAACATTGTATGGAAAATCACAGATTGGCTTGGATGGTGGGGAGGCGAAGAGCCTTTGCGCTCTTTGCAAGAGATCGGAGCCGC is part of the Kroppenstedtia eburnea genome and harbors:
- a CDS encoding MFS transporter, whose product is MTEQEHHKKKRFPRRKSKPRLDEEDITVVDPDVAKRAVMATALGNAMEWFDFGIYSYLAVTIGKVFFPEMTGGVQLIYAFATFAVAFIARPLGGILFGMLGDRWGRKRVLAITLILMAVSTLSIGLIPSYASIGSTATLLLLIARLVQGFSTGGEYAGAMTFIAESTPDKKRGVMASGLEVGTLIGYVAGAGLVTLLTFLLGPKGMVEWGWRIPFWIAAPLGLIGFYLRNHLEETPAFEAMEEAREENEPISIKEIFVSYWKTLVIGMVVVFFYNVVNYMVLSYMPSHLSAVLGYGETKGLLLIVIVMVIMIPIVILMGYFGDRIGAKRIVQGGLIGLIFLSLPSFWLIGNGAVGYVFLGLMMLAVFSSTFQGSMPSLLPSLFYTEVRYGALAITYNISASIFGGTTPLLVSWLINRTKDQLVPAYYLIFAGVVGMIVVTYFVKDTSGKSLRGSPPAVAGEHEIEEVLEEPEEALWWREEKDKEP
- a CDS encoding DUF441 domain-containing protein — encoded protein: MLLVITILGVISKNATVWIAGVGLLALRLWPGNQPLAWTEQYGLKVGVIILTMGVLAPVALGKIPWSQLVDTVKSYSGLAAVVVGILVAYLGGRGANLLTNQPTVVTGLMIGTIIGVALFRGVPVGPLIAAGILSLFTQFLRG